A DNA window from Mycolicibacter hiberniae contains the following coding sequences:
- a CDS encoding proton-conducting transporter transmembrane domain-containing protein gives MSTPAPTVAAPHRQALPATISGAATAGIGAAGVALGLAGAFATVPAIGIDWLVPLLGVQLRIDALGGFFMALTGAVAVAVGLYWIGYARHERYGAVPLLGLPTFVATLLAVPAAGSVTTFLLAWELMALTSLVLVLTEQQRAEVRSAALTYAVMTQLGFASLLVGMVVLAAYAGDSFTNTGGLPEQARNTVFVLTLLGFGSKAGLLPLHAWLPRAHPEAPSPVSALLSAAMVSLGIYGIIRVDVVLLGPGPRWWGLTLLIAGGASALYGVLQASVATDLKRLLAYSTTENVGLITLALGAALLFSGAGARDAAAVAAVAALLHLLAHSAFKSLGFLAAGSVLAATGLRDLDRLGGLASRMPGTTMLFGVAALGAAGLPLGAGFVSEWLLIQSLMHARAADDVTLTLVTPLAVGAVALTAGLGVAAMVKAFGIGFLARPRSDAAAAATEAPATMLAGMTLAALPCLMLAVAPGTVGPLLRAALDTLPLPGAAPDVGTFLRLPGLDASMSPGLLATALAAAAVVVLIASRWRASTRPNTATVPLWACGADELSPRMQYTATSFAQPLQQVFDDVLRTDTAVEVTRQAPSSYYVDRIAYRARVADVVEDRWYAPVLRGVAAAAQLVRRAHTGSVHLYLAYGAAGVLIAMLVAR, from the coding sequence GTGAGCACCCCGGCGCCCACCGTGGCCGCACCGCACCGCCAGGCGCTTCCGGCAACCATCAGCGGTGCGGCAACAGCCGGGATCGGCGCCGCCGGAGTCGCGCTCGGCCTGGCAGGCGCCTTCGCCACCGTGCCCGCCATCGGTATCGACTGGCTGGTTCCGCTGCTGGGCGTGCAACTGCGCATCGACGCCCTCGGCGGCTTCTTCATGGCGCTGACCGGCGCGGTGGCCGTGGCGGTCGGCCTGTATTGGATCGGGTATGCGCGTCACGAGCGCTACGGCGCGGTCCCGCTGCTGGGCCTGCCGACCTTCGTCGCCACGCTGCTGGCGGTACCGGCGGCAGGCTCGGTGACCACTTTCCTGCTGGCGTGGGAACTGATGGCACTCACGTCCCTGGTGTTGGTGCTCACCGAACAACAGCGCGCCGAGGTCCGCTCGGCCGCGCTGACCTACGCGGTGATGACACAGTTGGGCTTTGCGTCGCTGCTGGTGGGCATGGTGGTGCTGGCCGCCTATGCCGGTGACTCCTTCACCAACACCGGCGGGTTGCCCGAGCAGGCGCGCAACACCGTGTTCGTGCTGACACTGCTGGGCTTCGGCTCCAAAGCCGGGCTGCTCCCGCTGCACGCCTGGTTGCCCAGAGCGCACCCGGAGGCACCCAGCCCGGTCTCGGCGCTGCTCAGTGCCGCCATGGTCAGCCTCGGCATCTACGGGATCATCCGTGTCGACGTCGTACTGCTCGGGCCCGGCCCGCGTTGGTGGGGTCTGACGCTGTTGATCGCCGGGGGCGCCTCGGCGCTGTACGGCGTGCTGCAGGCGTCGGTGGCGACCGACCTCAAACGGCTGCTTGCCTACTCGACGACGGAGAACGTCGGGTTGATCACCCTGGCCCTGGGCGCGGCCCTGTTGTTCTCCGGTGCGGGAGCGCGTGATGCCGCTGCCGTCGCCGCGGTCGCGGCATTGCTGCACCTGCTCGCCCACAGTGCGTTCAAAAGCCTCGGCTTTCTGGCGGCCGGGTCGGTGCTGGCGGCCACCGGCCTGCGCGACCTGGACCGGCTTGGCGGACTGGCCTCCCGAATGCCGGGCACCACAATGCTCTTCGGGGTGGCCGCGCTCGGCGCCGCCGGCCTGCCCCTGGGCGCCGGATTCGTCAGCGAATGGCTGCTGATCCAGTCGCTGATGCATGCCCGGGCCGCCGACGACGTCACGCTGACCCTGGTGACCCCGCTGGCGGTGGGTGCGGTCGCACTGACGGCCGGCCTGGGGGTGGCCGCCATGGTCAAAGCCTTCGGCATCGGGTTCCTGGCCCGTCCGCGCAGCGATGCGGCGGCAGCGGCCACCGAAGCACCCGCCACGATGCTGGCAGGGATGACGCTTGCCGCCCTGCCCTGCCTGATGCTGGCCGTCGCGCCGGGCACCGTCGGGCCACTGCTGCGCGCGGCGCTCGACACGCTGCCCCTCCCCGGCGCGGCCCCGGACGTCGGAACATTCCTGCGCCTGCCCGGTCTGGACGCCTCGATGTCCCCGGGGCTGCTGGCCACCGCGCTGGCCGCCGCCGCCGTCGTGGTCCTGATCGCTTCCCGCTGGCGTGCGAGCACCCGCCCGAACACCGCCACAGTGCCGCTGTGGGCCTGCGGCGCAGACGAACTGAGCCCGCGTATGCAATACACCGCGACATCCTTCGCCCAGCCGCTGCAGCAGGTCTTCGATGATGTGCTGCGCACCGACACCGCAGTAGAAGTGACCCGCCAAGCTCCGTCGAGCTACTACGTGGACCGCATCGCCTACCGGGCGCGGGTGGCCGATGTCGTCGAAGACCGCTGGTATGCCCCGGTGCTGAGGGGCGTGGCCGCCGCCGCGCAGCTGGTGCGCCGCGCCCACACCGGCAGCGTGCACCTCTACCTGGCCTACGGCGCTGCGGGAGTGCTGATCGCCATGCTGGTGGCGCGATGA
- a CDS encoding respiratory chain complex I subunit 1 family protein has protein sequence MAYLAGIVQVTGVIFGAPLVVGLMRQVRARAEGRTGAGMWQPWRDLRKLLGKQNLKPLGTTWVFAAAPAALAATTLVIAATAPLVATGSPLDPVADLITVVGLLFLGTVALTLAGIDTATAFGGMGASREITIAALVEPTILLAVFALSIPANSANLGAIVGYTSAHPGQVISLASALAFVALVIVIVAETGRLPVDNPSTHLELTMVHEAMVLEYAGPKLAMVEWASGMRLTVLLALLANLFFPWGIAGADPAALDVVLGAAAIALKVAVLAAAMAGVEVFLAKLRLFRVPELLAGSFVLALLAVTAANFFTEAAG, from the coding sequence ATGGCTTACCTGGCGGGAATCGTCCAGGTCACCGGCGTGATCTTCGGCGCCCCCCTGGTGGTCGGTCTGATGCGCCAGGTCCGGGCCCGCGCCGAGGGTCGCACCGGAGCCGGTATGTGGCAACCGTGGCGTGACCTGCGCAAGCTGCTGGGCAAGCAGAATCTCAAGCCGCTGGGCACCACCTGGGTTTTCGCCGCGGCGCCGGCCGCACTGGCGGCGACCACGCTGGTTATCGCCGCAACCGCTCCACTGGTGGCGACCGGGTCGCCACTGGACCCGGTCGCCGATCTGATTACCGTTGTGGGCCTGCTGTTTTTGGGCACCGTGGCGTTGACCCTGGCCGGTATCGACACCGCGACAGCCTTCGGCGGAATGGGCGCCAGCCGCGAGATCACCATCGCCGCCCTGGTGGAACCGACCATCCTGCTGGCGGTGTTCGCGTTGTCGATCCCGGCGAACTCAGCCAACCTGGGGGCCATCGTCGGCTACACCAGCGCGCATCCGGGTCAGGTGATCTCCCTGGCGAGCGCACTGGCCTTCGTCGCGTTGGTCATCGTGATCGTCGCCGAGACCGGCCGGCTGCCGGTGGACAACCCGTCGACACATCTTGAGCTGACGATGGTGCATGAGGCCATGGTGCTCGAATATGCCGGCCCGAAGCTGGCGATGGTCGAATGGGCGAGCGGCATGCGGCTGACCGTGCTGCTGGCGCTGCTGGCAAACCTGTTCTTTCCGTGGGGCATCGCGGGCGCGGACCCCGCTGCGCTCGACGTCGTCCTCGGGGCGGCGGCGATCGCGCTCAAGGTGGCCGTCCTGGCCGCAGCCATGGCCGGCGTCGAAGTGTTCCTCGCCAAGCTACGGCTGTTCCGGGTACCCGAACTGCTCGCCGGCTCCTTCGTGTTGGCGCTGCTGGCGGTGACGGCGGCGAACTTCTTCACCGAGGCGGCCGGATGA
- a CDS encoding proton-conducting transporter transmembrane domain-containing protein produces MTALILLPLLAPALATLCAATLGWRRLTAAATVVSALTILGCGAALGFQVGDRVHIAVDGLLRADALSATMLIVIGVVGSLATWASIGYIDTELANGHTDARGARLYGILTPAFLAAMALAVSANNIGVVWIAVEATTVVTAFLVGHQRSRAALEATWKYVMVCSVGITIAFLGTVLLHFAALHAGAGSEDALNLDVLAAHAGSLDPAVTRLAGALLLIGYGAKMGLVPFHTWLADAHSQAPAPVSALMSGVLLSVAFSVLIRIKPIIDVAVGPGYLRTALLATGLATLLIAALMLTVTGDLKRMLAYSSMETMGLIAVAAAAGTQLAITALLLHVAAHGVGKTVLFLAGGQLQAAHGTTAISEITAVLGRSRLVGGAFAAGMVILLGLPPFAMFASEVAIATSLADARLAWALGLAMVALVVAFAALVRNTGRMLLGSPYAGSPAIRVPVTVAGALVAGVLLSLALGVTAGPLSGLFETAATQLGVR; encoded by the coding sequence ATGACTGCTCTGATCCTGCTTCCCCTGCTGGCACCGGCGCTGGCGACGCTGTGTGCGGCGACGCTCGGCTGGCGCAGGCTGACCGCCGCCGCCACCGTGGTATCGGCTCTGACCATCCTCGGATGCGGTGCCGCGCTGGGCTTTCAGGTCGGCGACCGGGTCCATATAGCAGTGGACGGCCTGCTGCGCGCCGACGCGCTATCGGCGACCATGCTGATCGTCATCGGCGTCGTCGGCAGCCTGGCCACCTGGGCGAGCATCGGCTACATCGACACCGAGCTGGCGAACGGGCACACCGATGCGCGCGGGGCGCGCCTGTACGGCATTCTGACCCCGGCATTCCTGGCGGCGATGGCTCTTGCGGTGTCGGCCAACAACATCGGCGTGGTGTGGATCGCGGTGGAGGCCACCACGGTGGTCACCGCGTTTCTGGTCGGCCACCAGCGCAGCCGGGCCGCCCTGGAAGCCACCTGGAAATACGTCATGGTGTGCTCGGTGGGCATCACCATCGCCTTCCTGGGAACGGTGCTGCTGCACTTCGCCGCGTTGCACGCCGGGGCAGGCAGCGAGGACGCGTTGAATCTCGACGTGCTGGCCGCCCATGCCGGGTCGCTCGACCCGGCGGTGACCCGACTGGCCGGCGCACTGCTGCTGATCGGCTACGGCGCGAAGATGGGCCTGGTGCCGTTTCACACCTGGCTCGCCGATGCGCACAGTCAGGCCCCGGCGCCGGTGTCGGCGTTGATGAGCGGGGTGTTGCTCTCCGTCGCGTTCTCGGTGCTGATCCGGATCAAGCCGATCATCGATGTCGCCGTGGGGCCCGGCTATCTGCGGACCGCACTGCTGGCCACGGGTTTGGCGACGCTGCTGATCGCAGCCCTGATGCTCACCGTCACAGGTGATCTCAAGCGGATGCTTGCCTACTCATCAATGGAGACGATGGGTCTGATCGCGGTTGCCGCGGCTGCGGGCACGCAGCTGGCCATTACCGCACTGCTGCTGCACGTCGCGGCTCACGGTGTCGGCAAGACCGTGCTGTTCCTAGCCGGCGGGCAGCTGCAGGCCGCCCACGGCACCACGGCCATCAGCGAGATCACCGCTGTACTGGGCCGGTCACGGCTGGTCGGCGGCGCGTTCGCCGCCGGGATGGTGATCCTGCTCGGCCTGCCGCCGTTCGCGATGTTCGCCAGCGAGGTGGCGATCGCGACCTCGCTGGCCGACGCCCGGCTGGCCTGGGCGCTGGGCCTGGCCATGGTGGCGCTGGTAGTGGCGTTCGCCGCGCTGGTGCGCAACACCGGCCGGATGTTGCTGGGCAGCCCATACGCCGGCAGTCCGGCGATCCGGGTGCCGGTGACGGTCGCCGGTGCACTGGTCGCCGGTGTCCTGCTGTCGCTGGCACTCGGGGTGACCGCCGGCCCGCTGTCCGGCCTGTTCGAGACCGCCGCAACCCAACTCGGAGTCCGCTGA
- a CDS encoding hydrogenase large subunit gives MAPITRRQAITADQLVGAATGLLVEGFRLALMAAHDDGDTLRVVYLFLAGRPDRRTELTLTVPATDPGIPSLARLSFQAGRFEREILDLYGITPLGHPQPRRLVRHAHWPPDWHPMRNDAGNPGDFVAADHFPFLTVEGAGVYEIPVGPVHAGLIEPGHFRFSVVGESVLRLKARLWFVHRGIERLFQGRTAGAAVDLAERISGDTSAGHALAHSLAVEDALGVELPDAAHVLRALLIELERLYNHAADLGALANDVGFGLANSHALRVRELVLRINDQVSGHRLLRGAISPGGVALQALPDPDRLQELADDIAEIAELTLGNSTIYDRFAGTSVLHREDALAMGTLGYVARASGLVTDARLDHPTTELPITEVTATGGDVLARYTVRRDEFAASVALCRTLIDNHTGPIVVREPLPPVTGTGSGIGIVEGWRGSIVHRVEVGSDGLIRRAKIVDPSWFNWPALPVAMADTIVPDFPLTNKSFNLSYAGNDL, from the coding sequence ATGGCACCGATCACCCGCAGGCAGGCGATCACCGCCGACCAGCTTGTCGGTGCGGCGACCGGTCTGCTGGTCGAGGGCTTCCGGCTCGCCCTGATGGCCGCCCACGACGACGGCGACACCCTGCGGGTGGTGTACCTGTTCCTCGCCGGCCGCCCAGACCGCCGTACCGAGCTGACCCTGACCGTGCCCGCGACGGACCCGGGGATCCCTTCACTGGCGCGGCTGTCGTTCCAGGCCGGCCGCTTCGAACGCGAGATACTCGATCTGTACGGGATCACCCCGCTGGGTCATCCCCAACCGCGCCGGCTGGTCCGGCACGCGCATTGGCCTCCGGATTGGCATCCGATGCGCAACGACGCCGGGAACCCGGGCGATTTTGTTGCCGCGGATCACTTTCCCTTCCTGACGGTCGAGGGTGCCGGCGTCTACGAGATTCCGGTCGGTCCGGTGCACGCCGGCCTGATCGAGCCGGGCCACTTCCGGTTCTCGGTTGTCGGGGAGTCGGTGCTGCGACTCAAAGCGCGCCTGTGGTTCGTGCACCGCGGAATCGAGCGACTGTTCCAGGGCCGTACCGCCGGCGCGGCAGTCGATCTGGCCGAACGGATCAGTGGCGATACCTCCGCCGGCCACGCCCTCGCGCACAGCCTGGCCGTCGAGGATGCCCTCGGCGTCGAATTGCCCGATGCCGCGCACGTGCTGCGCGCTCTGCTGATCGAACTCGAGCGTCTCTACAACCATGCGGCCGATCTGGGTGCGCTGGCCAACGATGTGGGTTTCGGACTGGCCAACTCCCACGCCCTGCGGGTCCGCGAACTGGTGCTGCGCATCAACGACCAGGTGAGCGGCCACCGGCTGCTGCGCGGCGCGATCAGCCCCGGAGGCGTTGCGCTACAGGCGCTCCCCGATCCGGATCGGCTGCAGGAGCTGGCCGACGACATCGCGGAGATCGCCGAGCTGACGCTGGGCAACTCGACCATCTACGACCGGTTCGCCGGGACCTCGGTGTTGCACCGGGAAGACGCCCTGGCGATGGGCACCCTCGGGTACGTGGCGCGGGCCAGCGGACTTGTCACCGACGCCCGCCTGGACCACCCCACCACCGAGCTTCCGATCACCGAGGTAACGGCGACCGGCGGCGACGTACTGGCCCGCTACACCGTTCGCCGCGATGAATTCGCGGCGTCAGTGGCGCTGTGCCGAACACTGATCGACAACCACACCGGCCCGATCGTGGTGCGCGAACCCCTTCCCCCGGTGACGGGCACCGGCAGCGGGATCGGCATCGTCGAGGGCTGGCGCGGCAGCATTGTGCACCGCGTGGAGGTCGGGTCCGACGGCCTCATCCGCCGCGCGAAAATCGTGGACCCGTCCTGGTTCAACTGGCCCGCACTGCCGGTGGCAATGGCGGACACCATCGTCCCGGACTTCCCGCTGACGAACAAGAGCTTCAACCTGTCCTATGCCGGAAACGATTTATAG
- a CDS encoding MarR family winged helix-turn-helix transcriptional regulator, whose amino-acid sequence MIDVDSAPLGYLLYRASSALRPQVTAVLGPLGLTLPEFACMRMLSLRPGLSSAELARHAGVTPQAMNTVLHRLENRGAVSRPDSVPFGRALPATLTEAGQDLLTEAQQAVRVADGRVLAALSTSEQHRLREMLERIGAECSPG is encoded by the coding sequence ATGATCGACGTGGACAGCGCCCCGCTGGGATACCTGCTGTATCGGGCCAGCTCAGCGCTGCGCCCGCAGGTGACCGCAGTACTGGGACCGCTGGGGCTCACGCTGCCGGAGTTCGCCTGCATGCGGATGTTGTCGCTGCGCCCCGGGCTGTCCAGTGCCGAACTGGCCCGCCACGCCGGAGTCACCCCACAGGCGATGAACACCGTGCTGCATCGGTTGGAGAACCGGGGAGCGGTGAGCCGCCCGGATTCGGTGCCTTTCGGTCGCGCGCTGCCGGCGACGCTGACCGAGGCCGGCCAAGATTTGCTGACCGAGGCACAACAAGCCGTGCGCGTCGCCGACGGCCGGGTTCTGGCCGCGTTGAGCACATCCGAGCAGCACCGGCTGCGGGAGATGCTGGAGCGGATCGGCGCGGAGTGCTCGCCGGGTTGA
- a CDS encoding amidase yields the protein MQLVHAFGDDALGNSDALGLVERLQSGEVSPVELAEAAIARAEAVNPELNALAYRAFDQARDAAKRGGSGRFQGVPTFVKDNVDVAGMPTMQGTDAWQPHPAAADGDFAKLYRNTGLIALGKTQLSEFGFSASAEHPRLGAVRNPWNTDYTAGASSSGSAAFVAAGVVPIAHANDGGGSIRIPAACNGLVGLKPSRGRLPLDKDLRAMPLRIVFNGVVTRSVRDTAAFYAEAERISRNTGLAPIGDVRGPSTQRLRVAVTAQSIARETSPEMRELTLKTAALLEELGHHVEYLDQPPVPASFADDFLLYWAFLSTALVKGGRRMFGPSFDRTRLDNLTLGLDRHATRQLYRLPLAVARLASVRRRHTSRLYGDYDVALTPTLAHETPRVGHLDPTADYEQIIDRLMAWVTFTPLQNVTGEPAISLPLAESAAGLPVGMMFSAPVGQDARLLELAYELEAAKPWHTIAERA from the coding sequence ATGCAACTTGTGCACGCCTTCGGCGACGACGCGCTCGGCAACTCCGACGCGCTCGGTCTGGTCGAACGACTCCAATCGGGCGAGGTATCGCCCGTCGAACTCGCCGAGGCCGCTATCGCGCGCGCCGAAGCGGTCAATCCCGAACTCAACGCATTGGCCTACCGGGCGTTCGACCAGGCCCGCGATGCCGCCAAACGGGGTGGTTCGGGGCGCTTCCAGGGTGTGCCGACGTTCGTCAAGGACAACGTCGACGTCGCCGGAATGCCGACCATGCAGGGCACCGACGCCTGGCAGCCGCACCCCGCCGCAGCCGACGGCGACTTCGCCAAGCTGTACCGCAACACCGGTCTGATCGCCCTGGGCAAAACACAGCTGAGCGAGTTCGGATTCAGCGCCTCGGCCGAGCATCCCCGGCTCGGCGCGGTACGCAACCCGTGGAACACCGACTACACGGCCGGGGCATCGTCATCGGGGTCGGCGGCATTCGTCGCCGCCGGCGTGGTGCCGATCGCCCATGCCAACGACGGCGGCGGGTCCATCCGCATCCCGGCGGCCTGCAACGGCCTGGTCGGGCTCAAGCCGTCGCGGGGCCGGCTGCCGCTGGACAAGGACCTGCGCGCCATGCCGCTGCGGATCGTCTTCAACGGGGTGGTGACGCGTTCGGTTCGGGACACGGCAGCCTTTTACGCAGAGGCCGAACGGATCTCGCGCAACACCGGGCTGGCGCCGATCGGTGACGTCCGGGGGCCGAGCACCCAGCGTCTGAGGGTCGCGGTGACCGCCCAGTCGATCGCCCGGGAGACGTCGCCGGAGATGCGCGAGCTCACCTTGAAGACCGCCGCGCTGCTCGAGGAACTCGGCCACCATGTCGAATACCTGGACCAGCCGCCGGTCCCGGCGAGCTTCGCCGATGACTTCCTGCTCTACTGGGCATTCCTGTCCACGGCCCTGGTCAAGGGCGGCCGACGGATGTTCGGCCCCAGCTTCGACCGCACCCGGCTGGACAATTTGACGCTGGGACTGGATCGCCATGCCACCCGCCAGCTGTACCGGCTGCCCCTGGCGGTCGCCCGGTTGGCCTCGGTACGCCGGCGGCACACCTCGCGGCTGTACGGCGACTACGACGTTGCGCTCACCCCGACGCTCGCCCATGAAACACCGAGGGTGGGGCACCTGGACCCCACCGCGGACTACGAGCAGATCATCGACCGGCTGATGGCCTGGGTGACGTTCACTCCGCTGCAGAACGTGACCGGTGAGCCGGCGATCTCCTTGCCGCTGGCCGAGTCCGCTGCCGGGTTGCCGGTGGGCATGATGTTCAGTGCCCCGGTCGGGCAGGACGCGCGCCTGCTGGAGCTGGCCTATGAGCTCGAGGCCGCCAAACCCTGGCACACGATCGCCGAACGCGCCTGA